The nucleotide window ACATATGAGGAGAAAAAATGCCGAGATTTGAAGCAGTTTTGCATTGAGAACATCTCATTCTCAATACGAAAAGCTTCAGGCAAGCACTGATTGAGAGCCTCCTGGAAACGCGCGGTTATTTCGTTTGGCAAGGCGCGATCTTTTTTCAAGCAGGAGTGGACTCTTCCGTCCTCGACTGTTTCAAAAAAAGTGAAGCAAGTCCGCCAAACGGAATAAATCAGCGTTTCCCTGGGGGGTGGGGGCATGGGGGATGAGCCCTTTTACAAAAGGGTCCCTCCCCCACAAGACCTCACAAAATACACACAGCCTAATACACGCAACCTACGCCGGAAAAACCAGCGCCTCAAACCAGAAGAGACGTGCGCCGGGCTGCTTCCAGCTGTCTTTGGGCAACCCGGCCTTGCTGCAGAGGTGCTCAAGATAGGCCAGCCTGTCCCAGCCCTGTTCAACGGGAACCTGCGGCAGGAAAACGCCGCTCTGGTTCTGGTATTGAAGCACCAGTCCGTGACGGCCGACTTCCACAGCCTCCGGGCTTGGGCAGAGCGTCAGTTCGTCCAGCACGGAAATGTCCAGTTCCACATTACTGCGCCATTCGGCAAGGGTCAGGGGCGGAAAACGCGGGTCGCTGAACGCCGCTGAAGCGGCCATGCGCCAGACATTCACATACAGCGGTTCCTGGCCCACAATACTGCCGATACACCCGCGCAGCGCGTTGTTTATGGAAATGGTAACAAACGCGCCAAGATGACGCCTGAGGGGGCCTTGCTGCCTGTCCAGCGTTTCCGAAGGGCTTGGGATGGCGTCCACCGCCCTGCCCACAAGCCCGGCTTCTATGGACATCCGGGCCTGACGGCTCAAAAAATTCTTTTCCGCATCAGTGAGGGTAAAGGAAATTCCCATAGCGTTCCTGCCTGATGTTTTGCTACGCACGTCGCCAGACCCACGGGGAGGTTCCGGCTGCCCTGTTTACGCACTGCTGCCCTTTTCGCTCTGCCATCTGCGCTGGACTGTCAGGCCCGACAGGCGTCGTCGCCATTGCTTGCCCACTGCGCCGTTTGCCGTCGCACAGCCTGTTCGCAGGCAGTGCAGGTGCGGCGCAAGGAACACGCCCTGCCGTACCATGCAAGAAATGCCGCAACATAGGTTACGGCATTTCTTGCATGAGGCTTTCACGCAAAGGCTGACGAGCCCTGCGAAGGCCATGAACGGGGCAATTCTGGCGCTTGAGGATTTTTAGTCGTGCGCGGAAAGCACAAAACCTGCCTGGCCGACGCGGAAGAACCGCCTCGAACCCTGAACGG belongs to Desulfovibrio sp. and includes:
- the amrA gene encoding AmmeMemoRadiSam system protein A; the protein is MGISFTLTDAEKNFLSRQARMSIEAGLVGRAVDAIPSPSETLDRQQGPLRRHLGAFVTISINNALRGCIGSIVGQEPLYVNVWRMAASAAFSDPRFPPLTLAEWRSNVELDISVLDELTLCPSPEAVEVGRHGLVLQYQNQSGVFLPQVPVEQGWDRLAYLEHLCSKAGLPKDSWKQPGARLFWFEALVFPA